gtggcaccgcccgttaaaaaaaaaatcgtgatttcctcttacagtaaaatttggtaagtgaaatatcattgatacaacacTATCTCTCGCTAAGAtaaagcttattattctagtctacgacccttttaaacatcttttatataaagtttggcgtggtctttaaccgatccattTTTACTAGCAATAGTTCCTGCTTTAAGGAatatatgtgtacccaatcttattgcgatccgttgatttttcttcgagttatggctcccgaaacataggaaattgtttggtcataaaaaggggcggtgccacgcctattttcaaaaaataaatttttttcctttttcgtcttataattccacttgggaaatgaaaaaccattgatataaagcctttttttgcaaagatatagcttcttTTATTTGtgcacgaccctttcaaaaattttttctataaaaagtgggcatggtccttcaccgattttgtaaatttttcttcgcaACATTCTTTACAGTAAACCTCTAtgtcgattttttttatttttatcaggaatcttaatatcagtccacacatcaaatttcaacattctaaatgaattatttactaaataatcaggttttatatgttttccaaaatgttgtatattgtaaaaaatttagggaaattcctcttatttcaaaccttctgctaacgttcgaatcgctaaactgttgaataaataacgccaatattcaataatgcaaaatgggctttattagactactttgggggtacttcacaataacacttatacttcacaaccaatagcgtgcttaaatcaaactgattactgactactcagcttgcgctgcttttatactctccgtttcctcattcgcatatttctactactaaagtctagacgtttcgctttctagaactgctgtatctcctgcttggtaattgaacTTATAATATTTCTCCATATGCGTTTTTATGAGTAACACTGTGAGTAACACTTCGGCTGATGAATACATCTCTATGTGAGTTATCtgttcgttgccttgtatgtatgtgggtaaattatgattgatttgatgtacacaagagtggcagcttgctttattgttgttgtgcctttatttaataatcttagtgatgtgagtatcacttagtgatgttaatatttgtcacaatatgtaAAGAGTGGGCGTTGTTACCATCCAATTTctctcatttttaatagcgatgggagatgagcgccaaggaaccctatttatctcgattcgtttatgccgttacgctaTGTTACctaaatttaatatactctgtgtgcaaagcacgctgagtataaaaagattgtCTTTGTATAGCGTTGACTTAAATTTAGATGTTCTTTTGTTATATCAAATTCctggaataatgaataaaaagttgtttgtttatttttattcacatgactcaagtaggtataaatagcgcccacaaaatttatctCGGTGTACTTAATACTTAAAAAGTGGTAGAAAAAGATTTAAACTAAAATGTGTCCACGTAATCATTTCACGGTGCTGTTTATCCTCAGCTGCCTTTTAAActatacgaatgcgcaatttcgtGTTATAAATGGCGAAGATATACGAATAGAGAAAATCCCACATTCGGTAGCAATATTTAGTGATGGGGTCTATCGTTGCGTTGGTGCCTTAGTCAATATGAATTCTGTGGTTACAGCTGCGCATTGCGTAATAAGTGAAGAACAGGATAAACTCGTCGTTGTAGCTGGTGTTACCGATTTACGTCACCGATGCAGCAGATCCGAAAGAAGAAGAGGGCAACGTCGCAATGTGCAGCATATACATCATGATTATGATCCACCAACAAAATTGATGGATATAGCTGTGGTTAAAGTGGATGAATCATTTGAAGAAAATAATGCAGTAAAGCCAATATTGCTTTGCGATCAGCAATTAGTACCGGGCGAGACTATGCAAGTTAGTGGCTGGGGTTGGATATCCAGAACTAGTGGGGATTATTCTCATCATCTCAAAACTAAGCATGTGGGTATAGTAGATACGCAAGAATGTAAGAGTGCATATGCGAATAAACCAAATCCGTTAAAATTATCAGAAACAATTATTTGTGCTGGATGTGGTCGAGGTGATGTGTgttttggagattctggagcagcagGCGTTCTGAATAAtcgactttgtgcggtggtaaAAGGTGGTAGTGGGACCCCCAATGTACCGGATAGGTATACAGATGTAACAAATGAAAGAGTTAAACGCTTTATAACAACCTGGATGTAACTGACCGATGTGGTTATAAActgactgttgagtggaatatcaccctaacccGACTGGACGcagaatttcgaaacattttgagatatgccgttttcgaaacagcagctgagatatggtgatattccgctcagcagACGAAATGCCGATATTTTTTCTTGTATCtggtataaataaattattatgattgtgagtaaataaatattttttattgtatgcaattaAAGTGTGAAGCATGTAAATGACTTAAGTTGTGAGACTAAACTTTGATCcatcgtgtatgaatagatcatgagataaaaagaagTTGCGAAATAGCTAATTTAAGGCCCTGCAAACTCCTTGTAAAACAGCTGATTCAACGAATTCTAGGAAAGTCAATCTAATCGGTTATTGAAGGCATTGAATAACGTCGtagtcataacgataccatagccaaccaattaatttttggttttccgccatatccataatatataaatttttgcgtCGGCGAATTTCTATACGTTTTTGAGATTgtatttttcgttttgaaattttttgcatttataTTTTATGAAGTTATTACATGTTTTATGCTAAGGCACCAAAAAGCGATGCCAATATACATTTATCTAtgactagcagaaccggcagacgttgctctgcacTAGCTTTGGTGTATATCCCttacttttaaacagtttttaccTGTTACTCTCCCCCTTTTCcttatcattttattcactcttcactctgcctttctctttttcagcgtctctttctccctccgtcttttcactcaattcttttccgctccatctattcATACCTCTCTATGTCCTCCTTCTCCTTCCCATCTTCTCTCTAGTTGTTCTTGTTCTTCTTAATTCCTTTTTCCCAGTGCCACTCCCACcccaagtccaagtcccagtcccagtggGTGCTGCTCGATATCCTGaaaaaagtgtataaatactaatataggcaaagggctacctatatgccTAATTTCAGGTAAATCTAACCAAGAACAAAATGTGTTCGAAAAGATCGGACCCTAGTTCCTCCCTGGAAAAAAATTCACAGGAACGTACACGGCATGCAAATGTgattgaaatcggttaagtaACTTAGGAGTCCATCGAGGAGAAACAACGGACacgaaatttttatattttaagatTACAACTGGGAATCAATTATTTTCGTACTCCCAAAAGAGTTTTGCAAAGTTTTCTTTTTCGCAGATTGTCTTTAAGTTTCGGCGGGAATGAGAGCAAATACATTATTGAGCACCATCGGTAGTCCACCTAGTGCAATTGCGTTAAGACAATGGGCTAATTCTGGCTAGGGCGCTGGTATGAGCGAATGAAATTATCCAGCAGTACACAGCCTTAAGGCAGATTTACTTATACATTTGGGTCGCTTCAAAGCGAAGCAACACGATCAAAGCGTTTATGTAAGTCCGCCTTTGAACGGTACAGAACaattctcttcggaggctatGGCGCCTTGCAATTTTATTTAGTTCGTTCAACCCAACCTAAAATCCAATCAAACTTGAAAAGAAGGTTTCTTTTTCTTTCCTCTTCTAATTAtatacaatttatattttatacttcTTTCAGTTGAAGTGTCTCTTTGCATTCGTATGCCACTCATATATGCAATAGGAATACAAAAATGTCAAACACAAGCAGAAATAACTTACGGGGTTTCAGTTTTCATTAAGAACAAAAACTCAAAGTTAGTTAGGGCGTTCCAATGAGCTATTCAGCTCTGGATTACGATCAAATCTCATTTGAAAGGTCCAGAGGCGCTCGAGTTGCATCATCTGcttacatcaatcaaaagaaacatacaAAGCAGTTTCAAGGAGTAGCAGTCCCCAAATGATACTCCTTAGACAACTGTAAGATAACTAAGAGAACCTGTTCGATTTACAATAGTAGGAGAACATACGACCTGATTTCAAATAAATTTGAATGTTTACAAAGAGATGCAaagtttaatataataaatttagtTAAAGAATTTATAGATCACGTCTTTTAGGTGTTTCTTGTTTGTCGTTCAACTCTCGCTGCTTGCTCATCTCTCCGCGTTGTCACCAGTTTGTCACGTTCGCTACAAACTAACAGAGATGCCAGACTCCTTTCCACAGGAGAAGGGTCTATGATATACTGTACTGATCCGGAAAAAACGGATCCTACAAGCTCcgagatcactgtagcgtttttcaagcagTAGTAAcattggaagaaaatagcttcaactgcagccgcgtcaacttttatatcgacagccaagcagcaactaaagcaataatctcgcatatcacagcttgtaaaagtgtgttagagtgtaagcaattaCTGGGaaaaatcgggatagggagaaggatacatctatattgggtcctaggGAATAAGGTAGTAGATGGGAATAGACAAGAGGATGCACCAGCTACAGAGGGCGCATCCCAACCCAACCTAACCATGCATGTCAATGCAGTGTTTTGTCTTTTACACAATTTCATCTTAACGCTCCGGTTTTTAcattaacaaataaataatatgaaTATT
The Eurosta solidaginis isolate ZX-2024a chromosome 5, ASM4086904v1, whole genome shotgun sequence DNA segment above includes these coding regions:
- the LOC137253722 gene encoding kallikrein-4-like yields the protein MCPRNHFTVLFILSCLLNYTNAQFRVINGEDIRIEKIPHSVAIFSDGVYRCVGALVNMNSVVTAAHCVISEEQDKLVVVAGVTDLRHRCSRSERRRGQRRNVQHIHHDYDPPTKLMDIAVVKVDESFEENNAVKPILLCDQQLVPGETMQVSGWGWISRTSGDYSHHLKTKHKQLFVLDVVEVMCVLEILEQQAF